A section of the Pseudomonas tritici genome encodes:
- a CDS encoding metallothionein, with translation MPDKTCACPHCKCVLGVDAVMKDGKGYCCQGCAEHHAHGEPCAAATGCECAKSTHG, from the coding sequence ATGCCAGATAAGACCTGTGCCTGCCCGCACTGCAAGTGCGTATTGGGCGTTGACGCGGTAATGAAAGACGGTAAGGGCTATTGCTGCCAGGGATGTGCCGAGCACCATGCGCATGGTGAACCGTGTGCGGCTGCTACGGGCTGTGAGTGCGCCAAATCAACCCATGGCTGA
- a CDS encoding L-iditol 2-dehydrogenase, which yields MKRLEGKSALITGSARGIGRAFAQAYIAEGAKVAIADINLQQARVTAAELGPQAYAVEMDVTDQASIDDAIAAVVAEAGKLDILVNNAALFDLAPIVDITRESFERLFSINVAGTLFTLQAAARQMISQGHGGKIINMASQAGRRGEPLVAIYCATKAAVISLTQSAGLNLIKQGINVNAIAPGVVEGEHWDGVDALFAKHEGLAPGEKKKRVGDEVPFGRMGTAEDLTGMAVFLASKDADYVVAQTYNVDGGNWMN from the coding sequence ATGAAACGTCTCGAAGGTAAAAGCGCGCTGATCACCGGATCGGCGCGCGGAATCGGCCGTGCGTTTGCCCAGGCCTACATCGCTGAAGGTGCTAAGGTCGCCATCGCCGACATCAACCTGCAACAAGCCCGGGTCACGGCTGCCGAGTTGGGCCCACAGGCTTACGCGGTAGAGATGGATGTCACCGACCAAGCCTCCATCGATGATGCAATTGCCGCCGTGGTGGCCGAGGCCGGCAAGCTGGATATTCTGGTCAACAACGCCGCGCTGTTCGATTTGGCACCCATCGTCGACATCACCCGCGAGAGCTTCGAACGGCTGTTCTCGATCAACGTCGCCGGCACACTCTTCACTCTGCAGGCCGCCGCGCGGCAGATGATCAGCCAGGGCCACGGCGGCAAGATCATCAACATGGCCAGCCAGGCCGGGCGCCGGGGCGAGCCGCTGGTGGCGATCTACTGCGCGACCAAGGCCGCGGTGATCAGCCTTACGCAATCGGCAGGGTTGAACCTGATCAAGCAAGGGATCAACGTCAACGCCATTGCACCGGGTGTGGTGGAGGGTGAGCATTGGGACGGGGTGGATGCGCTCTTCGCCAAGCATGAAGGGCTGGCGCCAGGCGAGAAAAAGAAGCGGGTAGGGGATGAGGTGCCGTTTGGGCGGATGGGCACGGCGGAGGATTTGACGGGAATGGCGGTTTTCCTGGCTTCCAAAGACGCTGACTATGTTGTGGCGCAAACGTACAACGTGGATGGCGGCAACTGGATGAACTAA
- a CDS encoding ABC transporter substrate-binding protein has product MFKLPQALFLLSGLALAIPSYAVDTVTIATVNNSDMIRMQRLSKVFEAQHPDIKLNWVVLEENVLRQRLTTDIATQGGQFDVLTIGTYETPLWGAKHWLEPLTQLPADYDADDIFPSVRQGLSVNNTLYALPFYGESTVTYYRTDLFQQAGLSMPTHPTWTQLGEFAAKLTAKDKGQYGMCLRGKAGWGENIALLSTMANAFGARWFDEQWKPELTSPEWTAAANFYVNTLKQYGPPGVSSNGFNETLALFNSGKCAIWVDASVAGSFTTDKTQSKVADSVGFAAAPTEVTDKGSSWLYAWSLAIPATSTHKDAAKAFITWATSRDYIQLVADKEGITNVPPGTRQSTYSEAYLKAAPFAQVTLEMMKHADPAHPSAKPVPYVGIQYVTIPEFQAIGTSVGKLFSAALTGGMSVDQALHQAQSTTEREMKRAGYPK; this is encoded by the coding sequence ATGTTCAAGCTCCCGCAAGCGTTGTTCCTGCTGTCAGGCCTGGCGCTGGCCATCCCCAGCTATGCCGTCGACACCGTCACCATCGCTACGGTCAACAACAGCGACATGATCCGCATGCAGCGCCTGTCCAAGGTGTTCGAAGCACAGCATCCGGATATCAAGCTCAACTGGGTCGTGCTGGAGGAAAATGTGCTGCGCCAGCGCCTCACCACCGATATCGCCACCCAGGGCGGGCAGTTCGACGTGCTCACCATCGGCACCTACGAAACTCCATTGTGGGGCGCCAAGCACTGGCTGGAACCGCTGACCCAACTGCCGGCCGACTACGACGCCGATGATATCTTCCCCTCGGTGCGCCAGGGCCTGTCGGTCAACAACACCCTCTACGCCTTGCCGTTCTACGGCGAAAGCACGGTGACCTACTACCGCACCGACCTGTTCCAGCAAGCCGGCCTGAGCATGCCCACGCACCCGACCTGGACCCAGCTCGGCGAGTTCGCCGCCAAGCTCACCGCCAAGGACAAAGGCCAGTACGGCATGTGCCTGCGTGGCAAGGCTGGCTGGGGCGAGAACATCGCCTTGCTGAGCACCATGGCCAACGCCTTTGGCGCACGCTGGTTCGACGAGCAATGGAAGCCCGAGCTGACCAGCCCCGAGTGGACAGCGGCCGCCAACTTCTACGTCAACACCCTCAAGCAATACGGCCCGCCGGGCGTCTCCAGCAACGGCTTCAACGAGACCCTGGCGCTGTTCAACAGTGGCAAATGTGCGATCTGGGTCGATGCCAGCGTGGCCGGTTCCTTCACCACCGATAAAACTCAAAGCAAGGTCGCCGACAGCGTAGGTTTCGCTGCCGCACCTACCGAAGTCACGGATAAAGGTTCCTCGTGGCTCTACGCCTGGTCCCTGGCCATCCCGGCTACCTCAACGCACAAGGACGCCGCAAAGGCCTTTATCACGTGGGCCACCTCCAGGGACTACATCCAACTGGTCGCTGACAAAGAAGGCATCACCAACGTACCGCCAGGCACCCGCCAGTCCACCTACAGCGAGGCGTATTTGAAAGCCGCACCGTTTGCCCAAGTAACTTTGGAAATGATGAAACACGCTGACCCCGCGCATCCGTCGGCAAAACCGGTGCCTTATGTGGGCATCCAGTATGTGACCATTCCCGAGTTCCAGGCCATCGGCACATCGGTCGGCAAGTTGTTCTCGGCGGCGCTGACCGGCGGTATGTCGGTTGACCAGGCCTTGCACCAAGCGCAGTCCACTACCGAGCGCGAGATGAAACGCGCCGGCTATCCGAAGTAA
- a CDS encoding DMT family transporter yields MQASSIEGVAQATPKKNVLRLLLLPLVILAGMGLSVEAGLLGPLGVQVGHLWATLSIFGVGSAILFLLLLFSGPQKGPALTDLPRWQLIGGFLGPMYVVVLTLATPHIGIAMTMIAILSGQVGKSVLIDHFGWFGTARKRVNGERWIALALIVAALVLIARG; encoded by the coding sequence ATGCAGGCAAGTTCTATCGAGGGTGTGGCGCAGGCCACGCCGAAAAAAAACGTTCTACGGTTGCTGTTGTTGCCCCTGGTGATCCTGGCGGGCATGGGCCTGTCGGTAGAGGCAGGTTTGCTCGGTCCACTGGGTGTGCAGGTGGGGCATTTGTGGGCAACGTTGAGCATCTTTGGCGTGGGTTCGGCGATTCTGTTTTTGCTGCTGCTGTTCAGTGGCCCGCAAAAGGGGCCGGCGCTGACCGACTTGCCACGCTGGCAGTTGATTGGAGGCTTCCTGGGGCCTATGTACGTCGTCGTACTCACCCTGGCTACGCCGCACATTGGTATCGCCATGACCATGATCGCGATTCTGTCCGGGCAAGTGGGCAAGAGTGTGCTGATCGACCATTTCGGCTGGTTCGGCACCGCGCGCAAACGCGTCAATGGCGAGCGCTGGATAGCGTTGGCGTTGATTGTGGCGGCACTTGTTCTGATTGCGCGAGGATAA
- a CDS encoding LysR family transcriptional regulator has translation MHGLNELSFKALRLFVAVLDLGSFSEVARREGLAPSSISRQIQLMEQALGQQLLYRHTRAVSPTEAGRLLGRHARLVLEQLEAASQALQEQESEPSGLVRINAPMVFGQRHLSPWLGELCRRYPKLQLDIQQTDTFVDPLQDGTDLLFRIGVLNDSSMQARIFAPQRFRIAASPAYLARHGTPQHPDELINHQCLAYKGITGQQRWFFRRGQGDWTPYSVKGPITGNHADTLSHAAEQGLGLVVFPSWLIGEGLRAGTLQTVLTEYEVATTLEPQQIAALWPGSRRMSLKVRTVIDYFVECFGVVPYWDR, from the coding sequence ATGCACGGTTTGAATGAACTGAGTTTCAAGGCGCTGCGTCTCTTCGTCGCGGTACTGGACCTCGGCAGCTTTTCCGAAGTGGCGCGGCGTGAGGGCCTGGCGCCTTCGTCTATTTCCCGGCAAATACAGCTGATGGAACAGGCGTTGGGGCAACAGTTGCTGTACCGCCACACCCGGGCGGTCAGCCCTACCGAAGCCGGGCGCCTGCTCGGGCGGCATGCACGCCTGGTGCTGGAGCAGTTGGAAGCTGCAAGCCAAGCCCTGCAAGAGCAGGAAAGCGAACCCAGCGGCCTGGTGCGCATCAATGCACCCATGGTATTCGGCCAGCGTCACCTGTCACCGTGGCTGGGCGAGTTATGCCGGCGCTATCCGAAACTGCAACTGGATATCCAGCAAACCGATACGTTCGTCGACCCGCTGCAAGACGGCACTGACCTGCTGTTCCGCATTGGTGTGCTCAACGACTCCAGCATGCAGGCGCGCATCTTCGCGCCCCAACGCTTTCGCATCGCCGCAAGCCCGGCCTACCTGGCCAGGCACGGGACTCCCCAACATCCCGACGAACTGATCAACCACCAGTGCCTGGCCTACAAGGGCATCACCGGACAACAACGCTGGTTCTTCCGCAGAGGCCAAGGCGACTGGACGCCTTATAGCGTCAAGGGCCCGATCACCGGCAACCACGCCGACACCCTGAGCCACGCTGCCGAGCAAGGCCTCGGGCTGGTGGTGTTTCCTTCCTGGTTGATCGGCGAAGGCCTGCGTGCCGGCACCTTGCAGACGGTGCTCACGGAATACGAAGTGGCTACCACCTTGGAACCGCAGCAGATCGCGGCACTGTGGCCAGGGAGCCGGCGCATGTCACTGAAGGTGCGCACAGTGATTGATTACTTCGTGGAGTGTTTTGGGGTCGTGCCATATTGGGATCGGTGA
- a CDS encoding DMT family transporter, which yields MNLIVLLVLVIAAGAVLSVQAAINGRLGQAVGVLRSSLLTFAVGALTTALLIFFFEPAQAVSLLDVPKWQLTGALFGVVYMMVMVGAVPIVGTAVATVAVIVGQLGMGMLIDNFGWLGNPAIELSGSRIVAMACLALALVFMYRSNTRTD from the coding sequence ATGAACCTGATTGTGTTATTGGTGCTGGTGATTGCCGCCGGAGCGGTGTTGAGTGTGCAGGCTGCCATCAACGGGCGTCTGGGCCAGGCGGTCGGTGTATTGCGCAGTAGCTTGCTGACCTTCGCGGTGGGTGCCCTGACGACCGCGCTGTTGATTTTCTTCTTCGAACCGGCCCAGGCCGTGAGCTTGCTGGACGTGCCGAAATGGCAACTGACCGGCGCGTTGTTCGGCGTGGTGTACATGATGGTGATGGTCGGCGCGGTGCCCATCGTCGGAACGGCCGTCGCGACGGTGGCGGTGATCGTTGGGCAATTGGGCATGGGTATGCTCATCGATAACTTCGGCTGGCTGGGCAACCCGGCCATCGAGTTATCGGGCAGCCGGATTGTCGCGATGGCGTGTCTGGCTCTGGCCCTGGTGTTCATGTACCGCAGCAATACCCGCACCGACTGA
- a CDS encoding quinone oxidoreductase family protein has protein sequence MKALQFSATGDLAALSFVDVATPVPAANEVLVQIKAAGLNPSDVKNVLGRFPYTTLPRIPGRDFAGVVVQGPQELLGQEVWGTGRDLGFFADGSHAQYLTVSAKGVAQKPGHLSFAQAASLGVPYTTAWDALERSGVTKGTRLLVIGANGAVGSATLALAKVRGAQVLAAVRRPEQVHVLQMQGVEAIALGQPEALGAQVNAVFKGGADVIFDTTGFWLPPAVAGLAPFGRIAIIAAPVDGHVQLPALALYRKGGSVVGINSLLYNCEQCAVMLRQFGRFFDEGLLPLPTGLREVALADGLQCYEDVNQGSADKIIFLP, from the coding sequence ATGAAAGCACTGCAATTTTCCGCCACCGGCGACCTCGCCGCCCTCAGCTTCGTCGACGTCGCCACCCCGGTGCCGGCTGCCAATGAAGTGTTGGTACAGATTAAGGCCGCCGGCCTCAACCCCAGTGACGTCAAAAATGTGCTTGGTCGCTTCCCCTACACCACGCTGCCGCGCATTCCCGGCCGTGATTTCGCCGGTGTTGTGGTGCAAGGCCCGCAGGAACTGCTCGGCCAGGAAGTCTGGGGCACTGGTCGCGACCTCGGTTTTTTTGCTGACGGTTCCCACGCTCAATACCTCACCGTGTCGGCCAAGGGCGTGGCGCAAAAGCCTGGCCATTTGAGCTTCGCCCAGGCTGCCAGCCTTGGCGTGCCGTATACCACCGCCTGGGACGCCCTGGAGCGCAGTGGTGTGACCAAGGGCACACGCTTGCTGGTCATCGGCGCCAATGGCGCCGTGGGCAGCGCGACCCTGGCCCTGGCGAAAGTTCGTGGCGCCCAGGTGCTGGCCGCTGTGCGTCGGCCGGAGCAAGTCCACGTGTTGCAGATGCAGGGCGTTGAGGCGATTGCCTTGGGTCAACCGGAGGCATTGGGTGCGCAGGTCAATGCGGTGTTCAAGGGCGGCGCCGATGTGATCTTCGACACCACCGGTTTCTGGCTACCGCCAGCCGTGGCAGGCCTGGCGCCGTTCGGTCGCATCGCGATCATCGCGGCACCGGTGGATGGCCATGTACAACTGCCGGCCCTGGCCCTGTACCGCAAGGGCGGCTCGGTGGTGGGGATCAATTCGTTGCTCTACAACTGCGAGCAGTGCGCGGTGATGCTGAGGCAGTTCGGGCGCTTTTTTGATGAAGGCTTGCTGCCGCTGCCCACCGGCCTGCGTGAAGTGGCGCTGGCTGATGGGTTGCAGTGCTACGAGGACGTGAACCAAGGCAGTGCGGACAAAATCATCTTCCTGCCCTGA
- a CDS encoding NUDIX hydrolase, which yields MTLSAYLHTVDLCVLFYCRTSGQLKLLLNKREAEPFAGHWALPGVVVNGGVQDLSLQDAVERLRASDKVGLDLAWSEQVGTVGDAFRDPRCWSSSTYYLAIVADEVTLGEHQGWFSLGAVADGSIKLPFDHNSIVAAVQERLFSKSLYSSLPLMFLGDEFSAPEATTIFSLVLARPVLKTSIRQRLLKLTEAGYLCETGRKKNGEGGRPQATLKNLKPGEVYFFDRSFAE from the coding sequence ATGACACTGAGCGCCTACCTCCATACCGTCGACCTGTGTGTGCTGTTTTACTGCCGCACCTCCGGCCAATTGAAGCTGTTGCTGAACAAGCGCGAAGCCGAACCGTTCGCTGGGCATTGGGCATTACCCGGCGTGGTGGTGAATGGCGGCGTGCAAGATCTGAGCCTCCAGGATGCGGTGGAGCGTTTGCGTGCAAGCGACAAGGTCGGCCTGGACCTGGCCTGGAGCGAGCAAGTGGGCACGGTGGGGGATGCGTTTCGTGATCCGCGGTGCTGGTCGTCGTCCACGTACTACCTGGCGATTGTCGCGGATGAAGTGACGCTGGGTGAGCACCAGGGCTGGTTTTCGTTGGGCGCGGTGGCCGATGGCAGCATCAAGTTGCCGTTCGATCACAACAGCATCGTGGCCGCCGTGCAGGAACGCTTGTTCTCCAAGTCGCTGTACAGCAGCTTGCCGTTGATGTTCTTGGGCGATGAATTCAGCGCGCCCGAAGCGACCACGATCTTTTCCCTGGTGCTCGCGCGGCCGGTGTTGAAGACCAGTATTCGCCAGCGTTTGTTGAAGCTGACTGAGGCAGGGTATTTATGCGAGACGGGCCGCAAGAAGAATGGTGAAGGCGGCCGGCCCCAGGCGACGCTGAAGAATCTGAAGCCTGGGGAGGTTTACTTCTTTGATCGCAGTTTTGCCGAGTAG
- a CDS encoding AraC family transcriptional regulator, with protein sequence MPASRAKLFEHRPAELEVILPEPDHCFRWFEHDYPYDLARWNHHPEFEIHLIRQGSGKLVAGDYIGAFSAGHVALIGPDLPHDWIGELAPGEYLAGRDVVLQFDGAALLALRKTLPELGDLQPLFEHARRGLEFTGETALQAARLMEDIGRAHGLQRLILFLQLLDCLKNAPTPQVKALASPCYAPTLDARSAERINKAFDYLMRELTGDVRLSVIAQQLEMSEPGFSRFFKRNTGHGFIDLMRKFRVQRACRLLLQSDMSVADICFEVGYANLSNFNRHFRIEMDQTPSDYRRETAMHLFNRIEKMTPRQF encoded by the coding sequence ATGCCTGCCAGCCGCGCCAAGCTGTTCGAGCACCGCCCCGCCGAGCTGGAAGTGATCCTGCCCGAACCGGACCACTGCTTCCGTTGGTTCGAACACGACTACCCCTATGATTTGGCGCGCTGGAACCACCACCCCGAATTTGAAATCCACCTGATCCGCCAAGGCAGCGGCAAACTGGTCGCCGGCGACTACATCGGTGCGTTCAGTGCCGGGCACGTCGCCTTGATCGGCCCCGACCTGCCCCACGACTGGATCGGCGAACTGGCCCCGGGTGAGTACCTGGCCGGTCGCGATGTGGTTTTGCAATTCGACGGCGCCGCCCTCCTCGCCCTGCGCAAGACCCTGCCTGAACTCGGCGACTTGCAGCCGTTGTTCGAGCACGCCCGACGCGGCCTCGAATTCACGGGCGAGACGGCGCTGCAGGCCGCGCGTTTAATGGAAGACATCGGGCGCGCCCATGGCCTGCAACGGTTGATCCTATTCCTGCAACTGCTGGACTGCCTGAAAAACGCCCCGACACCGCAGGTCAAGGCCCTGGCAAGCCCCTGCTACGCGCCGACCCTGGACGCCCGCAGCGCCGAACGCATCAACAAGGCATTCGACTATTTGATGCGCGAGCTCACCGGCGATGTGCGCCTTTCGGTGATCGCGCAGCAGCTGGAAATGAGCGAACCGGGCTTCTCGCGCTTCTTCAAGCGCAACACCGGCCATGGTTTTATCGACTTGATGCGTAAATTCCGCGTGCAGCGCGCCTGCCGGTTGTTGCTGCAAAGCGATATGTCGGTGGCGGACATCTGCTTTGAAGTGGGCTACGCCAACCTGTCGAACTTCAACCGGCACTTTCGTATCGAGATGGACCAGACGCCGAGTGACTATCGAAGGGAAACCGCGATGCATTTGTTTAACCGAATCGAAAAAATGACACCCCGTCAATTCTGA
- a CDS encoding AraC family transcriptional regulator has protein sequence MALAAPPDLSDHAVPVQPLARTYPRGLYVEPHSHDWGQLLYAMSGVMWVETPREALVVPPQRAVWLPPGVEHGIRVVSDLQMRNIYLRPALAATLDSQVQVIEVGGLLRELIVTLVEEGDSGDAAYYDAVVNLALLELQRARRSQIRIAMPVEADRRLINGCQAVMAAPSLEISFEQHAQTAGASVRTLSRLFQNHLGMGFAEWRRQVQLATAVAELIQGQPVSAIARSLGYSPSSFSDMFRRELGVAPSQYVG, from the coding sequence ATGGCCCTGGCCGCGCCGCCCGACCTCAGTGATCACGCCGTTCCCGTGCAGCCCCTGGCGCGCACCTATCCGCGTGGGTTGTATGTTGAACCCCATAGCCACGATTGGGGCCAATTGCTTTACGCCATGAGCGGCGTGATGTGGGTCGAGACGCCGCGCGAAGCCTTGGTCGTGCCGCCGCAGCGTGCGGTATGGCTGCCACCGGGGGTGGAGCATGGGATTCGCGTGGTCTCGGATTTGCAGATGCGCAATATCTACCTGCGACCGGCGCTAGCGGCCACGCTGGACAGTCAGGTGCAGGTGATCGAGGTCGGTGGGTTGCTGCGTGAGTTGATCGTCACGCTGGTGGAGGAGGGCGATAGCGGCGATGCGGCGTATTACGACGCCGTGGTCAACCTGGCCTTGCTGGAGCTGCAACGGGCGCGACGCTCGCAGATCCGCATCGCCATGCCGGTGGAGGCAGACCGTCGGCTGATCAACGGCTGCCAGGCGGTTATGGCCGCGCCCTCCCTGGAGATTTCTTTCGAGCAGCATGCGCAAACGGCCGGAGCCAGCGTGCGCACCTTGTCACGCCTATTCCAGAACCACTTGGGTATGGGCTTCGCCGAATGGCGGCGTCAGGTGCAGTTGGCTACGGCGGTGGCGGAATTGATCCAGGGTCAGCCAGTCAGTGCTATCGCACGCTCCCTCGGCTATTCGCCCAGCAGTTTCAGCGATATGTTCCGGCGTGAACTTGGCGTGGCACCCTCGCAGTACGTCGGTTGA
- a CDS encoding DUF1427 family protein: MNYLISLAIGLFVGVIYGALDFRSPAPPAIALVGLMGMLLGEKLWPMGRQLVGAWLS, encoded by the coding sequence ATGAACTACCTGATTTCTCTCGCCATCGGCCTGTTTGTCGGCGTGATCTATGGCGCCCTGGATTTCCGCTCGCCTGCGCCGCCGGCCATTGCCCTGGTCGGCCTGATGGGCATGCTGCTCGGCGAAAAACTCTGGCCCATGGGCCGACAGCTGGTGGGCGCTTGGTTGTCTTGA
- a CDS encoding nucleoside-specific channel-forming protein Tsx, protein MQPTSRRPAPFGVSLLLAAVTGVLSVPILAQEKPVDDSAQGETLSPKTKSPEASPAKNSPYLSDWFNQDLTLIGSKDISFGPKPQDDVYLEYEYFGRKGPFELYGYIDVPKILTIGNSNDKGVWDHGSPVFMEHEPRISIDYLAGRSLAIGPFKEWYVAFDWIYDHGSRKENRANTLYSGLGTDIDTHSRVNLSANFYGRYQWENYGASNEYSWDGYRAQMKYIVPISKFDNGASLTYIGFTNYDFGSDLHKDNPARTANSLVATNVLLYSFTHLRFTLVGRYFHNGGNWEDGSELNFGEGNFRARSDGWGYYAGVGYQF, encoded by the coding sequence ATGCAACCCACCTCAAGGCGTCCTGCTCCCTTTGGTGTTTCCTTGCTACTGGCCGCCGTTACGGGAGTACTCAGCGTGCCCATTTTGGCGCAGGAAAAACCAGTGGATGACTCAGCACAGGGCGAAACCCTAAGCCCAAAAACCAAGAGCCCTGAAGCCAGCCCGGCAAAAAATAGCCCGTACCTGTCGGACTGGTTCAACCAGGACCTGACATTGATCGGCAGCAAAGACATCAGCTTCGGCCCCAAGCCACAGGATGATGTCTACCTGGAATACGAGTATTTCGGCCGCAAAGGGCCATTCGAGCTGTACGGATACATCGATGTGCCGAAGATCCTCACCATCGGTAACAGCAATGACAAGGGCGTGTGGGACCACGGCTCGCCGGTATTCATGGAGCACGAGCCGCGTATTTCCATCGACTACCTGGCAGGCCGCAGCCTGGCCATCGGGCCGTTCAAGGAATGGTATGTGGCGTTTGACTGGATCTACGACCACGGCAGCCGTAAGGAAAACCGCGCGAACACGCTGTACAGCGGCCTGGGCACTGACATCGACACCCACTCGCGGGTGAACCTGTCGGCCAACTTCTACGGGCGTTACCAGTGGGAGAACTACGGCGCCAGCAATGAATACTCGTGGGACGGTTACCGCGCGCAAATGAAGTACATCGTGCCCATCAGCAAGTTCGACAACGGCGCCTCACTGACCTATATCGGCTTCACCAACTACGATTTCGGCTCAGACCTGCACAAGGACAATCCGGCGCGCACCGCCAATTCCCTGGTGGCCACCAACGTGCTGCTGTACTCGTTCACCCACCTGCGTTTCACCCTGGTTGGCCGTTACTTTCATAACGGCGGCAACTGGGAAGACGGCAGTGAGTTGAATTTCGGCGAGGGCAACTTCCGCGCCCGTTCCGATGGCTGGGGCTATTACGCCGGCGTCGGCTACCAATTCTGA
- a CDS encoding purine-nucleoside phosphorylase — protein MNTLTRFSIAAGLAILPHVAMADTPTPIKPKVMLITMFAPEAQTWIDRLELKQEVRVPGLSAEYPVIRCNTQDVCLLVTGMGQTNAAASTLALALSPKFDLRQSYFLIAGIAGISPKHGTIGTTAWAHYLVEFGTQWELDSRDAPKDWPTGYIGINTKGPNEKPPLDYKTEVFELNPKLQAKAFALSHTVELTESKASSAWRKHYPAAPANQPPQVTRCDTLAGNTWFSGTRLSERAEVWTKLLTDNKGEYCTTQQEDNSTYEALLRASREGLVDIQRLAVVRAGSDFDRPYPGYSEVDNLLKYADQGGFVPALENLYRTGNPLVQAILKNWSAWEKGVPEA, from the coding sequence ATGAATACGCTGACTCGATTTTCAATCGCCGCGGGCCTGGCCATACTGCCTCACGTGGCAATGGCTGACACGCCGACGCCGATCAAACCCAAAGTGATGCTGATCACCATGTTCGCCCCCGAGGCACAAACCTGGATCGATCGCCTGGAACTCAAGCAGGAAGTGCGCGTACCGGGGCTGTCCGCCGAATACCCGGTGATCCGCTGCAACACCCAGGATGTGTGCCTGCTGGTGACCGGCATGGGTCAGACCAATGCCGCCGCGTCCACGCTGGCCCTGGCCTTGTCTCCCAAGTTCGACTTGCGCCAGAGCTATTTCCTGATCGCCGGGATCGCCGGCATCAGCCCCAAGCATGGCACCATCGGCACCACCGCCTGGGCACACTACCTGGTGGAGTTCGGCACTCAGTGGGAGCTGGATTCGCGGGACGCACCCAAGGATTGGCCGACCGGCTACATTGGCATCAACACCAAGGGGCCCAACGAGAAACCACCGCTGGACTACAAGACCGAAGTGTTCGAGCTGAACCCCAAGTTGCAGGCCAAGGCGTTTGCCTTGTCGCACACGGTTGAACTGACTGAAAGCAAAGCGTCCAGCGCCTGGCGCAAACACTACCCTGCCGCCCCGGCCAACCAGCCACCACAGGTCACCCGCTGCGACACCTTGGCGGGTAATACGTGGTTTTCCGGCACGCGCCTGAGCGAACGTGCGGAAGTCTGGACCAAGTTGCTGACGGACAACAAAGGTGAGTACTGCACTACCCAGCAGGAAGACAACTCCACCTATGAAGCGCTGTTGCGTGCAAGCCGTGAGGGGTTGGTGGATATCCAGCGCTTGGCGGTGGTGCGTGCAGGTTCAGACTTCGACCGCCCCTATCCTGGCTACAGCGAAGTGGACAACCTGCTGAAATACGCGGATCAGGGTGGGTTCGTGCCAGCGCTGGAGAACCTGTATCGCACGGGCAACCCGCTGGTACAGGCAATCCTCAAGAACTGGTCAGCCTGGGAAAAAGGTGTTCCCGAAGCCTAG
- a CDS encoding DUF6555 family protein has protein sequence MNNAKLFVIDYILHGEPKSFIIRLEKLDTLEAWHWASCDAGIGRIGRFAREHVKKTSQEQAEKYGITNVQWRRSDARAQA, from the coding sequence ATGAATAATGCAAAATTGTTTGTGATCGACTACATCCTGCACGGTGAACCCAAGTCCTTCATCATCCGCCTGGAAAAGCTCGATACCCTGGAGGCCTGGCACTGGGCGAGTTGTGACGCGGGCATTGGGCGTATCGGCCGTTTCGCGCGCGAGCACGTCAAGAAGACCAGCCAGGAGCAGGCCGAGAAGTACGGCATCACTAATGTGCAATGGCGCCGCTCGGACGCGCGCGCCCAGGCTTGA